Within the Oncorhynchus keta strain PuntledgeMale-10-30-2019 unplaced genomic scaffold, Oket_V2 Un_contig_3733_pilon_pilon, whole genome shotgun sequence genome, the region taactacttaggacagctcaCGAGGTGTCCTAAATATCTGCCGACTAGGTGGGACTAGAGACTTCATGCATAGTTACCCACCCACTTATACCCATACGtgtaaaatgtctttattctcAGCACTTATACGACCAATGTTCTACTCTGAGACACTGTGTGAACATGGTCCCAGATCTCAAAATATTGAATGTTTGTTtaacataataataaaaaatgaataTTACTAATGTAATCCACTGTAAAGACTGGGTTTAGTTGATTGTGTTGCACTGCTCATGTCCGCGTTCTGggactgtccgcgtccccgtacagaacagTCCGAGTCCCCGTTCGGTGTGGCGCCAAGCCGGTTACGCGCAGAGTGGACTGAGGTGATCTTGGGGAATAAcgacagagtttgttttagtgTTGAGACACCGAAGTTTATTGTTCAATTGGCTTTTTTCTTTAcggtcagggacagtatgagtgtaGCCAGATCCTTTTCACTCTCTGTCCTTGTTTCATTTTGTGGTTCACCGGATTCATCATCGAGACGAGGGAAAGACGAACAACCTGCTAGCTAGTCGGTACAGCTcggcaagctagctagctactctaccagcagcatcctagttaccatagctactctaccagcagcatcctagttacCATAGCTACCACTACATCATCACCGGCTGTCTGCATTTCTTGTGGACCGATGGAGCTCCCCGGTTGTTTCTTCCACCTGTTAAATCCCGGTGaggcttctccctctctcgttgacGGATGCTGGCTACCTCTGTCCGGTTCTCCTCTCTTCACTAGATGGACGGTAACTTTAGTGTTTAACCCCTCTGTGTCCAAGGACCGAACTTTTGAATATTATTTTCAGGGCGCCTCAATAGCAGGTATTGAACCCCGGGTAAATAATCACTAGTCAGAACCTCAACCTCAGTATACATTCATTATAAAAATCATCTTAATATCTGATATTGTGAGTAAACAACCTCGAAAGTGCGTCTTCCAGCCCTCCAATAAATTACATAATTCGAATCCTCCCGGTTAGTAAATTTACCTCAACATCCCCCGGAGAAGGCAGAGTAACGACACCAGCCTTTTAGCGGGGCTGACAGACTGACTACAACGCTCGCGACGCTAAATTGAATTTCGTCATAAAAAATGACACACTGCTCGCGCCATTAACTAACGTCtggaagtcagttctatttgtgaaaCTCTTCTTATGTTTCCCCATCTGAGCTCAGAGTAGATGAGAGatgtaatgtttgtctctgttgtgttgaagACCAATCAAGCAGGAGAGACCAGCCTCCCCTGTTCCCAGCTGTGTGTCCATGAAGAGTGACTGGTCTATGGGTAAACCTATCAACTTTAGAGAGGGAGACTTTTCTACTGAACAAAGGTAAGAAGAactcatgggtcctggtcagtgagataaacaacactgtctctagtcatttctcctcccattttcccatttattgttgttgttttcataatccataggctaatcattgtccatttgcatAACAAAAtattaaacaaacacaacattccctccctgtgtgtgtgtgtgtgtgtgtgtgtgtgtgtgtgtgtgtgtgtgtgtgtgtgtgtgtgtgtgtgtgtgtgtgtgtgtgtgtgtgtgtgtgtgtgtgtgtgtgtgtgtgtgtgtgtgtgtgtgtgtgtgtgtactccctgGATGAGGAGATGTAATCTCATGTTTTGTCCACAGAAACCAACAGGAGAGATCAGAGTCAGAGATTCTCAGTGGTCAGTCTTCCCAGAGTCATCAAACAGACCTGGCCTCCATATTCAGTGTATGTGGTCCTGTTatgtacatttgtttttgtttacctcaAGTAAAGTTGATCTGTCAATCATTTATTGTGTTAATGAGAAAGCATTTATTATCTTGCTTAacttatttactttatttatgtCAGTTGCTTGAAGAGAAAATGATGACATTTGTGAAGAACGAGCTGAAGATGTTCAAGAGGATTCTTAGTCCAGAATTCCCAGAAGGCTTTGAGAGTCAGAAGCAGGACAAGGAAGTGGTGGACGCTGAAGATGAGAAGCAGGAGAGCAGTGCCAGAGAGGGGGCTCTGAAGATCACACTGCACATCCTGAGGAAAATGAACCAGAAGGAGCTTGCTGACACACTGGAGAAATGTAAGAGCTGTCTGCCTCATGTTGAATGGTGTTTTATAACATTTAAAAGCTGTAGCTAAAGTACAGCTAAAGTAGCTGTGTAACTCAATGATATTGTAGCAGCCTTAACACAACACCTAGTGACCTCATCAAGTAGCAGCAGGGATGTGTTGTGGTGATTAATTTAGAGACAACATTAATAATACCAtcaataataccaataataatgTAATCAGTCACACCAGTCTGTAATGCATTATGAAAACATTTACACATTTATACAGTCAGTTAAGATAATAAATTATTATAATGTACAACTTTATAACAGTCCTTCAATACTGTAGGCATTAAAACAGACGTAATATTAATATCCTCTGTGTTATTTCTAGATTCAGATGAGCTTGCTGTGATTTGCCAACGTGAACTCAAATCTAATCTAAAGAAGAATTTTCAATGTGTATTTGAGGGGATCGCTAAACAAGGAAACCCAACACTTCTCAATAAGatctacacagagctctacatcacAGAGGGTGGAACAGGAGAGGTCAATAATGAACATGAGCTGAGACAGATTGAGACAACAACCAGAAAACAAGCAAGACCAGAGACTGCAATCAAATGTAACGACATCTTCAAACCCTTAACTGGACAAGACAAACGTATCAGAACTGTGCTGACAAAGGGAGTCGCTGGCATTGGAAAAACAGTCTCTGTGCAGAAGTTCATTCTGGACTGGGCTGAAGGAAAAGCAAATCAGGATGTCCAATTTGTATTTTCATTCCCTTTTCGGGAGCTGAATTTGATGAAAGGGGACAAACACACTTTCATTGAACTTCTCAATCACTTCTCAATGGAAACCAAACAATCAGGAATCTCCATCTACAACAAGTACAATGTTCTGTTCATCTTTGATGGTCTGGATGAGTGCCGACTGCCCCTAGACTTCCAGAAGAACAAGATCTGTTGTGACGTCACAGAGTCAACCTCAGTGGATGTTCTGCTGACAAATCTCATCAAGGGAaatctgcttccctctgctctcctctggataACTACCCGACCTGCAGCAGCCAATAAGATCCCTTCAGGGTGTGTTGACCAGGTGACAGAGGTACGAGGGTTCAATGACCCACAGAAGGAGGAGTACTTCAGGAAGAGATTCAGTGATGAGGACCTGGCCAGCAGAATCATCTCACACATAAAGACATCAAGGAGCCTCCACATCATGTGCCACATTCCAGTCTTCTGTTGGATTTCTGCTATAGTCCTTGAATACATGCTGAAACacaagagagaagagatgccCAAGACTCTGACTGAGATGTACACACACCTTGTGATGTTTTATACCAAACAGAAGAATGAAAAGTATCTTGGGAAAGAAGAGACAGGTCCACACTGGAATAAAGAGAGCATTCTGTCACTGGGAAAACTGGCTTTTCAGCAGCTTGTGAAGGGCAATCTGATTTTCTATGAAGAAGACCTGAAAGAGGCTGGCATTGATGTCAATGAAGCCTCAGTGTACTCAGGATTGTGCACACAGCTCTTTAAAGAGGAATGTGGGCTGTACCAGGACAAGGTGTACTGCTTTGTTCATCTGAGCATTCAGGAGTTTCTGGCTGCTGTATATGTGTTCCTCTCATTCATCAACAACAATGAGAATGTAATGGACAAACTGAGAACGACGTCCAGGAGCTTTTCTGTGAGGATCAAACAAAGGCGTAAAGTTACTTTCTACAAGAGTGCTGTGGATAAAGCTTTACAAAGTGAGACAGGAAACCTGGACCTTTTCCTCCGCTTCCTTCTGGGCCTCTCACTGGAGTCCAATCAGAAGCACTTACGAGGTCTACTAACAATGACAAGAAGTAGCTCACAGAGCCATGAAGAAACAGTCAAGTACATCAAGGAGAAGATCAGGGAGAATCCCTCTCCAGAGAGGAGCATCAATCTGTTCCACTGTCTGAATGAACTGAAGGACCattctctagtggaggagatccaAAGCTACCTGAGATCAGGAAGTCTCTCAAAACCCAACCTGTCACCTGGACAGTGGTCAGCTCTGGTCTTTGTGTTACTGACTTCAGAAAAGGAGCTGGATGTGTTTGACctgaagaaatactccagatcagaggaaggtctTCTGAGGCTGCTGCCAGTGGTCAAAGCCTCCAGAGCTGTTCTGTGAGTAAATAAAATGACATATAAGAACTAATCATCAGGAAGAAATATTCAGTTTAGAGAAAAATATGTATTATAATATGTATAATACAGTGccctgcgaaagtattcggcccccttgaactttgcgaccttttgccacatttcaggcttcaaacataaagatataaaactgtatatttttgtgaagaatcaacaacaagtgggacacaatcatgaagtggaacgacatttattggatatttcaaacttttttaacaaatcaaaaactgaaaaattgggcgtgcaaaattattcagcccctttactttcagtgcagcaaactctctccagaagttcagtgaggatctctgaatgatccaatgttgacctaaatgactaatgatgataaatacaatccacctgtgtgtaatcaagtctccgtataaatgcacctgatagtctcagaggtctgttaaaagcacagagagcatcatgaagaacaaggaacacaccaggcaggtccgagatactgttgtgaagaagtttaaagccggatttggatacaaaaagatttcccaagctttaaacatcccaaggagcactgtgcaagcgataatattgaaatggaaggagtatcagaccactgcagaTCTACCAAGACCttgccgtccctctaaactttcagctcatacaagaagaagactgatcagagatgcagccaagaggcccatgatcactctggatgaactgcagagatctacagctgaggtgggagactctgtccataggacaacaatcagtcgtatattgcacaaatctggcctttatggaagagtggcaagaagaaagctatttcttaaagatatccataaaaagtgttgtttaaagtttgccacaagccacctgggagacacatcaaacatgtggaagaaggtgctctggtcagatgaaaccaaaattgaactttttggcaacaatgcaaaacgttatgtttggcgtaaaagcaacacagctcatcaccctg harbors:
- the LOC127924148 gene encoding NLR family CARD domain-containing protein 3-like isoform X11, producing MSLTGEREERGPASKMSLTGEREEGGPASKMSLTGEREKGGPASKKNVSGEHGTKSKRPIKQERPASPVPSCVSMKSDWSMGKPINFREGDFSTEQRNQQERSESEILSGQSSQSHQTDLASIFSLLEEKMMTFVKNELKMFKRILSPEFPEGFESQKQDKEVVDAEDEKQESSAREGALKITLHILRKMNQKELADTLEKYSDELAVICQRELKSNLKKNFQCVFEGIAKQGNPTLLNKIYTELYITEGGTGEVNNEHELRQIETTTRKQARPETAIKCNDIFKPLTGQDKRIRTVLTKGVAGIGKTVSVQKFILDWAEGKANQDVQFVFSFPFRELNLMKGDKHTFIELLNHFSMETKQSGISIYNKYNVLFIFDGLDECRLPLDFQKNKICCDVTESTSVDVLLTNLIKGNLLPSALLWITTRPAAANKIPSGCVDQVTEVRGFNDPQKEEYFRKRFSDEDLASRIISHIKTSRSLHIMCHIPVFCWISAIVLEYMLKHKREEMPKTLTEMYTHLVMFYTKQKNEKYLGKEETGPHWNKESILSLGKLAFQQLVKGNLIFYEEDLKEAGIDVNEASVYSGLCTQLFKEECGLYQDKVYCFVHLSIQEFLAAVYVFLSFINNNENVMDKLRTTSRSFSVRIKQRRKVTFYKSAVDKALQSETGNLDLFLRFLLGLSLESNQKHLRGLLTMTRSSSQSHEETVKYIKEKIRENPSPERSINLFHCLNELKDHSLVEEIQSYLRSGSLSKPNLSPGQWSALVFVLLTSEKELDVFDLKKYSRSEEGLLRLLPVVKASRAVLLSGCGVTEEGCASLVSALRSNPSHLRELDLSNNDLKDSGVKLLSAGLGNPHCKLETLRLSGCLVTEEGCASLVSALESNPSHLRALDLSNNDLKDSGVKLLSAGLGNPHCKLETLRLSGCLVTEEGCASLVSALRSNPSHLRELDLSYNHPGDSGVRLLSAGLDPHCRLEKLNVEHGGENRMKPGIRKYVCDLTLDLNTVNRRLSLSEENRKVTCRREKQPYPDHPERFEDCEQVLCREGLTGRCYWEVEWSGRRAVIGVTYKGISRRGGVKDCWLGYNDKSWSLFCSDNSYIACHNNNPTTIDVPSSSSHRVGVYLDWPAGTLSFYRASSDTLTHLITFTSTFTEPLYPGFGVWGDGDSVSL
- the LOC127924148 gene encoding NACHT, LRR and PYD domains-containing protein 3-like isoform X9; translation: MSLTGEREERGPASKMSLTGEREEGGPASKMSLTGEREKGGPASKKNVSGEHGTKSKRPIKQERPASPVPSCVSMKSDWSMGKPINFREGDFSTEQRNQQERSESEILSGQSSQSHQTDLASIFSLLEEKMMTFVKNELKMFKRILSPEFPEGFESQKQDKEVVDAEDEKQESSAREGALKITLHILRKMNQKELADTLEKYSDELAVICQRELKSNLKKNFQCVFEGIAKQGNPTLLNKIYTELYITEGGTGEVNNEHELRQIETTTRKQARPETAIKCNDIFKPLTGQDKRIRTVLTKGVAGIGKTVSVQKFILDWAEGKANQDVQFVFSFPFRELNLMKGDKHTFIELLNHFSMETKQSGISIYNKYNVLFIFDGLDECRLPLDFQKNKICCDVTESTSVDVLLTNLIKGNLLPSALLWITTRPAAANKIPSGCVDQVTEVRGFNDPQKEEYFRKRFSDEDLASRIISHIKTSRSLHIMCHIPVFCWISAIVLEYMLKHKREEMPKTLTEMYTHLVMFYTKQKNEKYLGKEETGPHWNKESILSLGKLAFQQLVKGNLIFYEEDLKEAGIDVNEASVYSGLCTQLFKEECGLYQDKVYCFVHLSIQEFLAAVYVFLSFINNNENVMDKLRTTSRSFSVRIKQRRKVTFYKSAVDKALQSETGNLDLFLRFLLGLSLESNQKHLRGLLTMTRSSSQSHEETVKYIKEKIRENPSPERSINLFHCLNELKDHSLVEEIQSYLRSGSLSKPNLSPGQWSALVFVLLTSEKELDVFDLKKYSRSEEGLLRLLPVVKASRAVLLSGCLVTEEGCASLVSALESNPSHLRELDLSYNHPGNSGVRLLSAGLEDPHCRLEKLKLSGCGVTEEGCASLVSALRSNPSHLRALDLSNNDLKDSGVKLLSAGLGNPHCKLETLRLSGCLVTEEGCASLVSALRSNPSHLRELDLSYNHPGDSGVRLLSAGLDPHCRLEKLNVEHGGENRMKPGIRKYVCDLTLDLNTVNRRLSLSEENRKVTCRREKQPYPDHPERFEDCEQVLCREGLTGRCYWEVEWSGRRAVIGVTYKGISRRGGVKDCWLGYNDKSWSLFCSDNSYIACHNNNPTTIDVPSSSSHRVGVYLDWPAGTLSFYRASSDTLTHLITFTSTFTEPLYPGFGVWGDGDSVSL
- the LOC127924148 gene encoding NACHT, LRR and PYD domains-containing protein 3-like isoform X18, with the protein product MSLTGEREERGPASKMSLTGEREEGGPASKMSLTGEREKGGPASKKNVSGEHGTKSKRPIKQERPASPVPSCVSMKSDWSMGKPINFREGDFSTEQRNQQERSESEILSGQSSQSHQTDLASIFSLLEEKMMTFVKNELKMFKRILSPEFPEGFESQKQDKEVVDAEDEKQESSAREGALKITLHILRKMNQKELADTLEKYSDELAVICQRELKSNLKKNFQCVFEGIAKQGNPTLLNKIYTELYITEGGTGEVNNEHELRQIETTTRKQARPETAIKCNDIFKPLTGQDKRIRTVLTKGVAGIGKTVSVQKFILDWAEGKANQDVQFVFSFPFRELNLMKGDKHTFIELLNHFSMETKQSGISIYNKYNVLFIFDGLDECRLPLDFQKNKICCDVTESTSVDVLLTNLIKGNLLPSALLWITTRPAAANKIPSGCVDQVTEVRGFNDPQKEEYFRKRFSDEDLASRIISHIKTSRSLHIMCHIPVFCWISAIVLEYMLKHKREEMPKTLTEMYTHLVMFYTKQKNEKYLGKEETGPHWNKESILSLGKLAFQQLVKGNLIFYEEDLKEAGIDVNEASVYSGLCTQLFKEECGLYQDKVYCFVHLSIQEFLAAVYVFLSFINNNENVMDKLRTTSRSFSVRIKQRRKVTFYKSAVDKALQSETGNLDLFLRFLLGLSLESNQKHLRGLLTMTRSSSQSHEETVKYIKEKIRENPSPERSINLFHCLNELKDHSLVEEIQSYLRSGSLSKPNLSPGQWSALVFVLLTSEKELDVFDLKKYSRSEEGLLRLLPVVKASRAVLLSGCGVTEEGCASLVSALRSNPSHLRALDLSNNDLKDSGVKLLSAGLGNPHCKLETLRLSGCLVTEEGCASLVSALRSNPSHLRELDLSYNHPGDSGVRLLSAGLDPHCRLEKLNVEHGGENRMKPGIRKYVCDLTLDLNTVNRRLSLSEENRKVTCRREKQPYPDHPERFEDCEQVLCREGLTGRCYWEVEWSGRRAVIGVTYKGISRRGGVKDCWLGYNDKSWSLFCSDNSYIACHNNNPTTIDVPSSSSHRVGVYLDWPAGTLSFYRASSDTLTHLITFTSTFTEPLYPGFGVWGDGDSVSL
- the LOC127924148 gene encoding NACHT, LRR and PYD domains-containing protein 3-like isoform X17 — encoded protein: MSLTGEREERGPASKMSLTGEREEGGPASKMSLTGEREKGGPASKKNVSGEHGTKSKRPIKQERPASPVPSCVSMKSDWSMGKPINFREGDFSTEQRNQQERSESEILSGQSSQSHQTDLASIFSLLEEKMMTFVKNELKMFKRILSPEFPEGFESQKQDKEVVDAEDEKQESSAREGALKITLHILRKMNQKELADTLEKYSDELAVICQRELKSNLKKNFQCVFEGIAKQGNPTLLNKIYTELYITEGGTGEVNNEHELRQIETTTRKQARPETAIKCNDIFKPLTGQDKRIRTVLTKGVAGIGKTVSVQKFILDWAEGKANQDVQFVFSFPFRELNLMKGDKHTFIELLNHFSMETKQSGISIYNKYNVLFIFDGLDECRLPLDFQKNKICCDVTESTSVDVLLTNLIKGNLLPSALLWITTRPAAANKIPSGCVDQVTEVRGFNDPQKEEYFRKRFSDEDLASRIISHIKTSRSLHIMCHIPVFCWISAIVLEYMLKHKREEMPKTLTEMYTHLVMFYTKQKNEKYLGKEETGPHWNKESILSLGKLAFQQLVKGNLIFYEEDLKEAGIDVNEASVYSGLCTQLFKEECGLYQDKVYCFVHLSIQEFLAAVYVFLSFINNNENVMDKLRTTSRSFSVRIKQRRKVTFYKSAVDKALQSETGNLDLFLRFLLGLSLESNQKHLRGLLTMTRSSSQSHEETVKYIKEKIRENPSPERSINLFHCLNELKDHSLVEEIQSYLRSGSLSKPNLSPGQWSALVFVLLTSEKELDVFDLKKYSRSEEGLLRLLPVVKASRAVLLSGCGVTEEGCASLVSALRSNPSHLRELDLSNNDLKDSGVKLLSAGLGNPHCKLETLRLSGCLVTEEGCASLVSALRSNPSHLRELDLSYNHPGDSGVRLLSAGLDPHCRLEKLNVEHGGENRMKPGIRKYVCDLTLDLNTVNRRLSLSEENRKVTCRREKQPYPDHPERFEDCEQVLCREGLTGRCYWEVEWSGRRAVIGVTYKGISRRGGVKDCWLGYNDKSWSLFCSDNSYIACHNNNPTTIDVPSSSSHRVGVYLDWPAGTLSFYRASSDTLTHLITFTSTFTEPLYPGFGVWGDGDSVSL
- the LOC127924148 gene encoding NLR family CARD domain-containing protein 3-like isoform X26; translation: MSLTGEREERGPASKMSLTGEREEGGPASKMSLTGEREKGGPASKKNVSGEHGTKSKRPIKQERPASPVPSCVSMKSDWSMGKPINFREGDFSTEQRNQQERSESEILSGQSSQSHQTDLASIFSLLEEKMMTFVKNELKMFKRILSPEFPEGFESQKQDKEVVDAEDEKQESSAREGALKITLHILRKMNQKELADTLEKYSDELAVICQRELKSNLKKNFQCVFEGIAKQGNPTLLNKIYTELYITEGGTGEVNNEHELRQIETTTRKQARPETAIKCNDIFKPLTGQDKRIRTVLTKGVAGIGKTVSVQKFILDWAEGKANQDVQFVFSFPFRELNLMKGDKHTFIELLNHFSMETKQSGISIYNKYNVLFIFDGLDECRLPLDFQKNKICCDVTESTSVDVLLTNLIKGNLLPSALLWITTRPAAANKIPSGCVDQVTEVRGFNDPQKEEYFRKRFSDEDLASRIISHIKTSRSLHIMCHIPVFCWISAIVLEYMLKHKREEMPKTLTEMYTHLVMFYTKQKNEKYLGKEETGPHWNKESILSLGKLAFQQLVKGNLIFYEEDLKEAGIDVNEASVYSGLCTQLFKEECGLYQDKVYCFVHLSIQEFLAAVYVFLSFINNNENVMDKLRTTSRSFSVRIKQRRKVTFYKSAVDKALQSETGNLDLFLRFLLGLSLESNQKHLRGLLTMTRSSSQSHEETVKYIKEKIRENPSPERSINLFHCLNELKDHSLVEEIQSYLRSGSLSKPNLSPGQWSALVFVLLTSEKELDVFDLKKYSRSEEGLLRLLPVVKASRAVLLSGCLVTEEGCASLVSALESNPSHLRELDLSYNHPGDSGVRLLSAGLDPHCRLEKLNVEHGGENRMKPGIRKYVCDLTLDLNTVNRRLSLSEENRKVTCRREKQPYPDHPERFEDCEQVLCREGLTGRCYWEVEWSGRRAVIGVTYKGISRRGGVKDCWLGYNDKSWSLFCSDNSYIACHNNNPTTIDVPSSSSHRVGVYLDWPAGTLSFYRASSDTLTHLITFTSTFTEPLYPGFGVWGDGDSVSL
- the LOC127924148 gene encoding NLR family CARD domain-containing protein 3-like isoform X24 produces the protein MSLTGEREERGPASKMSLTGEREEGGPASKMSLTGEREKGGPASKKNVSGEHGTKSKRPIKQERPASPVPSCVSMKSDWSMGKPINFREGDFSTEQRNQQERSESEILSGQSSQSHQTDLASIFSLLEEKMMTFVKNELKMFKRILSPEFPEGFESQKQDKEVVDAEDEKQESSAREGALKITLHILRKMNQKELADTLEKYSDELAVICQRELKSNLKKNFQCVFEGIAKQGNPTLLNKIYTELYITEGGTGEVNNEHELRQIETTTRKQARPETAIKCNDIFKPLTGQDKRIRTVLTKGVAGIGKTVSVQKFILDWAEGKANQDVQFVFSFPFRELNLMKGDKHTFIELLNHFSMETKQSGISIYNKYNVLFIFDGLDECRLPLDFQKNKICCDVTESTSVDVLLTNLIKGNLLPSALLWITTRPAAANKIPSGCVDQVTEVRGFNDPQKEEYFRKRFSDEDLASRIISHIKTSRSLHIMCHIPVFCWISAIVLEYMLKHKREEMPKTLTEMYTHLVMFYTKQKNEKYLGKEETGPHWNKESILSLGKLAFQQLVKGNLIFYEEDLKEAGIDVNEASVYSGLCTQLFKEECGLYQDKVYCFVHLSIQEFLAAVYVFLSFINNNENVMDKLRTTSRSFSVRIKQRRKVTFYKSAVDKALQSETGNLDLFLRFLLGLSLESNQKHLRGLLTMTRSSSQSHEETVKYIKEKIRENPSPERSINLFHCLNELKDHSLVEEIQSYLRSGSLSKPNLSPGQWSALVFVLLTSEKELDVFDLKKYSRSEEGLLRLLPVVKASRAVLLSGCGVTEEGCASLVSALRSNPSHLRELDLSYNHPGDSGVRLLSAGLDPHCRLEKLNVEHGGENRMKPGIRKYVCDLTLDLNTVNRRLSLSEENRKVTCRREKQPYPDHPERFEDCEQVLCREGLTGRCYWEVEWSGRRAVIGVTYKGISRRGGVKDCWLGYNDKSWSLFCSDNSYIACHNNNPTTIDVPSSSSHRVGVYLDWPAGTLSFYRASSDTLTHLITFTSTFTEPLYPGFGVWGDGDSVSL
- the LOC127924148 gene encoding NACHT, LRR and PYD domains-containing protein 3-like isoform X21, with protein sequence MSLTGEREERGPASKMSLTGEREEGGPASKMSLTGEREKGGPASKKNVSGEHGTKSKRPIKQERPASPVPSCVSMKSDWSMGKPINFREGDFSTEQRNQQERSESEILSGQSSQSHQTDLASIFSLLEEKMMTFVKNELKMFKRILSPEFPEGFESQKQDKEVVDAEDEKQESSAREGALKITLHILRKMNQKELADTLEKYSDELAVICQRELKSNLKKNFQCVFEGIAKQGNPTLLNKIYTELYITEGGTGEVNNEHELRQIETTTRKQARPETAIKCNDIFKPLTGQDKRIRTVLTKGVAGIGKTVSVQKFILDWAEGKANQDVQFVFSFPFRELNLMKGDKHTFIELLNHFSMETKQSGISIYNKYNVLFIFDGLDECRLPLDFQKNKICCDVTESTSVDVLLTNLIKGNLLPSALLWITTRPAAANKIPSGCVDQVTEVRGFNDPQKEEYFRKRFSDEDLASRIISHIKTSRSLHIMCHIPVFCWISAIVLEYMLKHKREEMPKTLTEMYTHLVMFYTKQKNEKYLGKEETGPHWNKESILSLGKLAFQQLVKGNLIFYEEDLKEAGIDVNEASVYSGLCTQLFKEECGLYQDKVYCFVHLSIQEFLAAVYVFLSFINNNENVMDKLRTTSRSFSVRIKQRRKVTFYKSAVDKALQSETGNLDLFLRFLLGLSLESNQKHLRGLLTMTRSSSQSHEETVKYIKEKIRENPSPERSINLFHCLNELKDHSLVEEIQSYLRSGSLSKPNLSPGQWSALVFVLLTSEKELDVFDLKKYSRSEEGLLRLLPVVKASRAVLLSGCGVTEEGCASLVSALRSNPSHLRELDLSNNDLKDSGVKLLSAGLGNPHCKLETLRLSGCLVTEEGCASLVSALESNPSHLRELDLSYNHPGDSGVRLLSAGLDPHCRLEKLNVEHGGENRMKPGIRKYVCDLTLDLNTVNRRLSLSEENRKVTCRREKQPYPDHPERFEDCEQVLCREGLTGRCYWEVEWSGRRAVIGVTYKGISRRGGVKDCWLGYNDKSWSLFCSDNSYIACHNNNPTTIDVPSSSSHRVGVYLDWPAGTLSFYRASSDTLTHLITFTSTFTEPLYPGFGVWGDGDSVSL
- the LOC127924148 gene encoding NACHT, LRR and PYD domains-containing protein 3-like isoform X16; translated protein: MSLTGEREERGPASKMSLTGEREEGGPASKMSLTGEREKGGPASKKNVSGEHGTKSKRPIKQERPASPVPSCVSMKSDWSMGKPINFREGDFSTEQRNQQERSESEILSGQSSQSHQTDLASIFSLLEEKMMTFVKNELKMFKRILSPEFPEGFESQKQDKEVVDAEDEKQESSAREGALKITLHILRKMNQKELADTLEKYSDELAVICQRELKSNLKKNFQCVFEGIAKQGNPTLLNKIYTELYITEGGTGEVNNEHELRQIETTTRKQARPETAIKCNDIFKPLTGQDKRIRTVLTKGVAGIGKTVSVQKFILDWAEGKANQDVQFVFSFPFRELNLMKGDKHTFIELLNHFSMETKQSGISIYNKYNVLFIFDGLDECRLPLDFQKNKICCDVTESTSVDVLLTNLIKGNLLPSALLWITTRPAAANKIPSGCVDQVTEVRGFNDPQKEEYFRKRFSDEDLASRIISHIKTSRSLHIMCHIPVFCWISAIVLEYMLKHKREEMPKTLTEMYTHLVMFYTKQKNEKYLGKEETGPHWNKESILSLGKLAFQQLVKGNLIFYEEDLKEAGIDVNEASVYSGLCTQLFKEECGLYQDKVYCFVHLSIQEFLAAVYVFLSFINNNENVMDKLRTTSRSFSVRIKQRRKVTFYKSAVDKALQSETGNLDLFLRFLLGLSLESNQKHLRGLLTMTRSSSQSHEETVKYIKEKIRENPSPERSINLFHCLNELKDHSLVEEIQSYLRSGSLSKPNLSPGQWSALVFVLLTSEKELDVFDLKKYSRSEEGLLRLLPVVKASRAVLLSGCGVTEEGCASLVSALRSNPSHLRELDLSNNDLKDSGVKLLSAGLGNPHCKLETLRLSGCLVTEEGCASLVSALESNPSHLRELDLSYNHPGNSGVRLLSAGLEDPHCRLEKLNVEHGGENRMKPGIRKYVCDLTLDLNTVNRRLSLSEENRKVTCRREKQPYPDHPERFEDCEQVLCREGLTGRCYWEVEWSGRRAVIGVTYKGISRRGGVKDCWLGYNDKSWSLFCSDNSYIACHNNNPTTIDVPSSSSHRVGVYLDWPAGTLSFYRASSDTLTHLITFTSTFTEPLYPGFGVWGDGDSVSL